One part of the Streptomyces lydicus genome encodes these proteins:
- a CDS encoding phosphatase PAP2 family protein, whose protein sequence is MNSTLTTGTTPALPLHTTPTTPTIHTTHDAPITNSTTGLYRDITDLAHDAPHWLRTVADIGTEGGLLLLMALALAAWWRARRGSAHQVALALLVPIATAFAYLLSEIIKSAVHEERPCRAVAGAAASLIPCPPHGDWSFPSNHSTIAAALAVGIAVTWRTALWLALPIALLTGFSRIFVGVHYPHDVAAGLTLGATAAILCMALLSRPTTRLAHHLRTGNRTWQTLVRP, encoded by the coding sequence ATGAACAGCACGCTCACCACCGGAACAACTCCCGCACTCCCCTTGCACACCACCCCCACCACCCCCACCATCCACACCACCCACGACGCCCCCATCACCAACAGCACCACCGGCCTCTACCGCGACATCACCGACCTCGCCCATGACGCGCCGCACTGGCTCCGCACCGTCGCCGACATCGGCACCGAGGGCGGCCTGCTGCTCCTGATGGCACTCGCGCTGGCCGCCTGGTGGCGGGCCCGTCGCGGCAGTGCCCACCAGGTCGCGCTGGCACTGCTGGTACCGATAGCCACCGCCTTCGCCTACCTGCTGAGCGAGATCATCAAGAGCGCGGTGCACGAGGAACGCCCCTGCCGGGCCGTGGCGGGCGCGGCCGCCTCGCTCATCCCCTGCCCGCCGCACGGCGACTGGTCCTTCCCGAGCAACCACTCCACGATCGCCGCCGCCCTGGCCGTCGGCATCGCCGTCACCTGGCGCACCGCGCTCTGGCTGGCCCTGCCGATCGCCCTGCTGACCGGCTTCTCCCGGATCTTCGTCGGCGTCCACTACCCCCACGACGTCGCAGCCGGCCTCACCCTGGGCGCCACGGCAGCCATCCTCTGCATGGCCCTCCTCAGCCGCCCGACGACCCGCCTGGCCCACCACCTGCGCACCGGCAACCGCACATGGCAAACCCTGGTCCGACCCTGA
- the cseB gene encoding two-component system response regulator CseB, whose protein sequence is MAETHVLFVEDDDVIREATQLALERDGFTVTAMPDGLAGLEAFRANRPDIALLDVMVPGLDGVSLCRRIRDESTVPVIMLSARADSIDVVLGLEAGADDYVTKPFDGAVLVARIRAVLRRFGHASGPNGARPAAGDADDPVEAVLRFGDLEVDTEGMEVRKGGENVALTPTEMRLLLEFSNAPGTVLSRDRLLERVWDYGWGGDTRVVDVHVQRLRGKIGQDRIETVRGFGYKLRG, encoded by the coding sequence ATGGCCGAGACCCATGTGCTTTTCGTCGAGGACGACGACGTCATCCGCGAGGCTACGCAGCTGGCGCTGGAGCGGGACGGTTTCACGGTCACCGCGATGCCCGACGGGCTGGCGGGGCTGGAGGCGTTCCGCGCCAACCGTCCCGACATCGCGCTGCTCGATGTGATGGTGCCGGGCCTCGACGGCGTCAGCCTGTGCCGGCGGATCCGCGACGAGTCGACGGTGCCGGTGATCATGCTGTCGGCGCGGGCCGACTCCATCGATGTGGTGCTGGGGCTGGAGGCGGGCGCGGACGACTACGTCACCAAGCCGTTCGACGGGGCGGTGCTGGTCGCCCGGATACGTGCGGTGCTGCGGCGCTTCGGTCACGCGAGTGGCCCGAACGGTGCCCGGCCCGCGGCGGGGGACGCGGACGATCCGGTGGAGGCGGTGCTGCGCTTCGGTGATCTGGAGGTCGACACCGAGGGCATGGAGGTGCGCAAGGGCGGCGAGAACGTCGCGCTGACGCCCACCGAGATGCGGCTGCTGCTGGAGTTCTCCAACGCACCGGGTACCGTCCTCTCGCGCGACCGGCTGCTGGAGCGGGTCTGGGACTACGGCTGGGGTGGTGACACCCGGGTGGTGGACGTCCATGTGCAGCGGTTGCGCGGCAAGATCGGCCAGGACCGGATCGAGACGGTCCGCGGCTTCGGTTACAAGCTGAGAGGCTGA
- the disA gene encoding DNA integrity scanning diadenylate cyclase DisA: MAVNDRASTSGRSGGNPGTESLMRASLSAVAPGTALRDGLERILRGNTGGLIVLGFDKTVESMCTGGFVLDVEFTATRLRELCKLDGALVLDKDITKILRAGVQLVPDASIPTEETGTRHRTAQRVSIQAGFPVVSVSQSMRLIALYVDGERRVLEESAAILSRANQALATLERYKLRLDEVAGTLSALEIEDLVTVRDVTAVAQRLEMVRRIATEIAEYVVELGTDGRLLTLQLEELIAGVEPERELVVRDYVPEPTAKRSRTVAEALAELDALSHTELLELPTVARALGYSGAPETLDSAVSPRGFRLLAKVPRLPGTVIDRLVDHFGGLQKLLAASVDDLQAVDGVGEARARSVREGLSRLAESSILERYV; the protein is encoded by the coding sequence GTGGCAGTCAACGACCGGGCATCGACTTCCGGTAGGTCGGGCGGGAACCCCGGAACCGAGAGCCTGATGCGCGCCTCGCTGAGCGCCGTCGCGCCCGGTACCGCGCTGCGCGACGGCCTGGAGCGCATCCTCCGCGGCAACACCGGCGGACTGATCGTCCTCGGCTTCGACAAGACCGTCGAGTCCATGTGTACCGGCGGCTTCGTCCTCGACGTGGAATTCACCGCCACCCGCCTGCGCGAACTGTGCAAGCTCGACGGCGCCCTCGTCCTCGACAAGGACATCACCAAGATCCTCCGGGCCGGCGTCCAGCTCGTCCCCGACGCCTCCATCCCCACCGAGGAGACCGGCACCCGCCACCGCACCGCGCAGCGCGTCTCCATCCAGGCCGGCTTCCCGGTCGTCTCCGTCAGCCAGTCCATGCGGCTGATCGCCCTCTACGTCGACGGCGAACGCCGCGTCCTGGAGGAGTCCGCCGCGATCCTCTCCCGCGCCAACCAGGCACTGGCCACCCTGGAGCGCTACAAGCTCCGCCTGGACGAGGTCGCCGGCACCCTCTCCGCCCTGGAGATCGAGGACCTGGTCACGGTCCGCGACGTCACCGCGGTCGCCCAGCGCCTGGAGATGGTCCGCCGGATCGCCACCGAGATCGCCGAGTACGTCGTCGAACTCGGCACCGACGGCCGACTGCTCACCCTCCAGCTCGAAGAGCTGATCGCCGGGGTGGAGCCCGAGCGCGAACTGGTCGTACGCGACTACGTCCCCGAGCCGACCGCCAAGCGCTCCCGCACGGTCGCCGAAGCGCTCGCCGAGCTGGACGCCCTCAGCCACACCGAACTCCTCGAACTCCCCACCGTCGCCCGCGCCCTGGGCTACAGCGGCGCCCCCGAGACCCTGGACTCCGCGGTCTCCCCCCGCGGCTTCCGCCTGCTGGCCAAGGTCCCCCGCCTCCCCGGCACGGTCATCGACCGCCTCGTCGACCACTTCGGCGGCCTGCAGAAGCTGCTCGCCGCCAGCGTCGACGACCTCCAGGCGGTCGACGGCGTGGGCGAGGCCCGCGCCCGCTCCGTACGCGAAGGTCTCTCCCGCCTGGCGGAATCGTCGATCCTGGAACGGTACGTATAG
- a CDS encoding A/G-specific adenine glycosylase produces MTSTPVTSTATTAAAETASAAVPAAEAADGTALHGPVTDWFDEHARDLPWRRPEAGAWGVMVSEFMLQQTPVSRVLPVYEQWLARWPRPADLAAEAPGEAVRAWGRLGYPRRALRLHAAASAIQERHGGDVPREHGQLLALPGVGEYTAAAVASFAYGQRHAVLDTNVRRVFARAVAGRQFPPNATTAAERKLARQLLPEDEPLAARWAAATMELGALLCTARAPECHRCPIAARCAWRLAGSPVHDGPPRRTQAYAGTDRQVRGKLLAVLREAVAPVPQQVLDAVWDEPVQRARALDGLVSDGLVEPLSGGRYRLPTS; encoded by the coding sequence ATGACTTCGACTCCTGTCACCTCCACTGCCACAACCGCCGCCGCCGAGACCGCCTCCGCCGCCGTTCCGGCCGCGGAGGCCGCAGACGGGACCGCGCTGCACGGCCCGGTCACCGACTGGTTCGACGAGCACGCCCGCGATCTGCCCTGGCGCCGCCCCGAGGCGGGCGCCTGGGGCGTGATGGTGAGCGAGTTCATGCTGCAGCAGACCCCCGTCAGCAGAGTGCTGCCGGTGTACGAGCAGTGGCTGGCCCGCTGGCCGCGCCCCGCCGACCTGGCCGCCGAGGCGCCGGGCGAGGCGGTGCGGGCCTGGGGCCGGCTCGGCTACCCGCGGCGCGCGCTGCGGCTGCATGCCGCCGCGTCCGCCATACAGGAACGACACGGCGGCGACGTGCCGCGTGAGCACGGCCAGTTGCTGGCGCTGCCCGGCGTGGGCGAGTACACCGCCGCGGCGGTGGCGTCCTTCGCGTACGGGCAGCGGCACGCGGTGCTGGACACCAATGTGCGACGGGTGTTCGCCCGCGCGGTGGCCGGCCGGCAGTTCCCGCCGAACGCGACCACCGCGGCGGAGCGCAAGCTCGCCCGTCAGCTGCTGCCCGAGGACGAGCCGCTGGCGGCGCGCTGGGCGGCGGCCACGATGGAGCTGGGTGCGCTGTTGTGCACGGCGCGCGCTCCGGAGTGCCATCGCTGCCCGATCGCCGCGCGGTGCGCGTGGCGGCTGGCCGGGTCGCCGGTGCACGACGGTCCGCCGCGGCGCACCCAGGCGTACGCCGGTACGGACCGGCAGGTGCGCGGCAAGTTGCTGGCCGTGCTGCGGGAGGCGGTCGCGCCGGTGCCGCAGCAGGTGCTGGACGCCGTGTGGGACGAGCCGGTGCAGCGCGCCCGGGCGTTGGACGGGCTGGTGTCGGACGGTTTGGTGGAGCCGCTGAGCGGGGGCCGTTACCGGCTGCCGACGTCGTAG
- a CDS encoding LppP/LprE family lipoprotein, with translation MSSAPSPASTAGHKKVDAVQLMKDDPKVSADVKKSLYKPCAADEYPVEVTYASVTGSTSPDVIVNVMTCADSVGIGSYVYRRHAGAKDGYDNVYANEQPSVYAGVNKGELEVSKQTYAAGDKVCCPSGEDVMTYRWSGGHFTPHRRYHTDYSKTTVDGGTPGDGTGSEG, from the coding sequence GTGAGCAGTGCGCCGAGCCCGGCCTCGACCGCCGGCCACAAGAAGGTCGACGCCGTCCAGCTGATGAAGGACGACCCGAAGGTCAGCGCGGACGTGAAGAAGTCCCTCTACAAGCCGTGCGCCGCGGACGAGTACCCGGTCGAGGTGACGTATGCGTCGGTGACCGGCAGCACGTCTCCCGATGTCATCGTCAACGTCATGACCTGCGCGGATTCCGTGGGGATCGGCTCTTACGTCTATCGCAGGCACGCCGGCGCGAAGGACGGGTATGACAACGTGTATGCGAATGAGCAGCCGTCGGTCTACGCCGGGGTCAACAAGGGCGAGCTGGAGGTCTCCAAGCAGACCTATGCCGCGGGGGACAAGGTGTGCTGCCCGTCCGGGGAAGATGTGATGACGTACCGCTGGTCCGGCGGCCACTTCACACCGCACCGCCGGTATCACACCGACTACAGCAAGACCACCGTCGACGGCGGCACGCCGGGCGACGGCACGGGATCGGAGGGTTGA
- a CDS encoding SigE family RNA polymerase sigma factor: MTASTVNVGNRKRIGGVGMATSGGKVLDFEEYVRTRQEALLRSARRLVPDPVDAQDLLQTALVRTYGRWDGIADKSLADAYLRRVMINTRTEWWRARKLEEVPTEQLPDASVDDGTEQRADRALLMDILGVLAPKQRSVVVLRHWEQMSTEETAAALGMSTGTVKSTLHRALARLRQELQARDIDARMLERGEQERERCAA, translated from the coding sequence ATGACCGCCAGCACGGTCAACGTGGGGAATCGCAAGCGGATCGGAGGCGTCGGAATGGCGACCAGCGGCGGCAAGGTACTGGACTTCGAAGAGTACGTGCGTACGCGGCAGGAGGCCCTGCTGCGGAGCGCCCGGCGCCTGGTGCCCGACCCGGTCGACGCCCAGGACCTGCTGCAGACGGCGCTGGTGCGCACGTACGGCCGCTGGGACGGCATCGCCGACAAGTCGCTGGCCGACGCCTACCTCCGCCGCGTCATGATCAACACCCGTACGGAGTGGTGGCGGGCGCGCAAGCTGGAGGAGGTGCCCACCGAGCAGCTCCCGGACGCGAGCGTGGACGACGGCACCGAGCAGCGTGCCGACCGCGCCCTGCTGATGGACATCCTCGGGGTGCTGGCGCCCAAGCAGCGCAGCGTGGTCGTGCTGCGGCACTGGGAGCAGATGAGCACGGAGGAGACCGCCGCCGCGCTCGGCATGTCGACGGGTACCGTCAAGAGCACGCTGCACCGTGCGCTGGCCCGGCTGCGTCAGGAGCTGCAGGCCCGCGACATCGACGCGCGGATGCTGGAGCGCGGCGAGCAGGAGCGGGAGCGGTGCGCGGCCTGA
- the radA gene encoding DNA repair protein RadA — protein MATRKSPGKERPSYRCTECGWTTAKWLGRCPECQAWGTVEEFGGTPAVRTTAPGRVTTAALPIGQVDGRQATARSTGVDELDRVLGGGLVPGAVVLLAGEPGVGKSTLLLDAAAKSASAAHPTLYVTGEESASQVRLRADRIGALDDHLYLAAETDLSAVLGHLDTVKPSLLVLDSVQTVASPEIEGAPGGMAQVREVAGALIRASKERGMSTLLVGHVTKDGAIAGPRLLEHLVDVVLHFEGDRHARLRLVRGVKNRYGTTDEVGCFELHDEGITGLADPSGLFLTRRAEPVPGTCLTVTLEGRRPLVAEVQALTVDSQIPSPRRTTSGLETSRVSMMLAVLEQRGRISALGKRDIYSATVGGVKLTEPAADLAVALALASAASDTPLPKNLVAIGEVGLAGEVRRVTGVQRRLSEAARLGFTHALVPTDPGKIPEGMRVLEVADVGQALSVLPKRVRREAPQEEGARR, from the coding sequence ATGGCAACTCGTAAATCGCCGGGCAAGGAGCGCCCCTCGTACCGCTGCACGGAGTGCGGCTGGACCACCGCGAAGTGGCTCGGCCGCTGCCCCGAGTGCCAGGCGTGGGGCACGGTCGAGGAGTTCGGCGGCACCCCCGCCGTGCGCACGACCGCCCCCGGCCGGGTCACGACGGCCGCGCTGCCCATCGGCCAGGTCGACGGCCGCCAGGCCACCGCCCGCTCCACCGGCGTCGACGAACTCGACCGGGTCCTCGGCGGCGGACTCGTCCCCGGCGCCGTCGTCCTCCTCGCCGGCGAACCCGGCGTCGGCAAGTCCACCCTCCTCCTGGACGCCGCCGCCAAGTCCGCCTCCGCCGCCCACCCCACCCTCTACGTGACCGGTGAGGAGTCCGCGAGCCAGGTACGACTGCGCGCCGACCGCATCGGCGCCCTCGACGACCACCTCTACCTGGCCGCCGAGACCGACCTGTCCGCCGTCCTCGGCCACCTCGACACCGTCAAGCCGTCGCTGCTCGTCCTGGACTCCGTACAGACCGTCGCCTCACCCGAGATCGAGGGCGCACCCGGCGGCATGGCCCAGGTCCGCGAGGTGGCCGGCGCCCTCATCCGGGCCTCCAAGGAACGCGGCATGTCCACGCTCCTGGTGGGCCACGTCACCAAGGACGGCGCCATCGCCGGCCCCCGCCTGCTGGAACACCTCGTCGACGTCGTCCTGCACTTCGAGGGCGACCGGCACGCCCGCCTCCGCCTGGTCCGCGGCGTCAAGAACCGCTACGGCACCACCGACGAGGTCGGCTGCTTCGAACTCCACGACGAAGGCATCACCGGCCTCGCCGACCCCTCCGGCCTCTTCCTGACCCGCCGCGCCGAACCGGTGCCCGGCACCTGCCTCACCGTCACCCTGGAAGGCCGCCGCCCCCTCGTCGCCGAGGTGCAGGCCCTGACCGTCGACTCCCAGATCCCCTCCCCCCGGCGCACGACCTCCGGCCTGGAGACCTCCCGGGTGTCGATGATGCTCGCCGTCCTGGAGCAGCGCGGCCGGATCAGCGCCCTGGGCAAACGCGACATCTACAGCGCCACGGTCGGCGGCGTGAAGCTGACCGAACCGGCCGCCGACCTCGCCGTCGCCCTCGCCCTGGCCAGCGCCGCCAGCGACACTCCCCTCCCCAAGAACCTGGTCGCCATCGGCGAGGTGGGCCTCGCGGGCGAGGTCAGACGCGTCACCGGCGTCCAGCGCCGGCTGTCCGAAGCCGCCCGGCTCGGCTTCACCCACGCCCTGGTCCCCACCGACCCCGGCAAGATCCCCGAGGGAATGCGGGTGCTTGAGGTCGCCGACGTCGGGCAGGCACTGAGCGTCCTGCCCAAGCGAGTGCGCCGGGAGGCCCCACAGGAAGAGGGCGCGCGCCGGTAG
- a CDS encoding NAD-dependent epimerase/dehydratase family protein: MKLLMLGGTEFVGRAVTEAALARGWQVTVFHRGNHAPPEGTAALHGDRRDRAGLAALETGEWDAVVDTWSGAPSAVRDAASLLADRAGAYAYISSRSVYAYPAPLGLDEDGPLVAGSADSTDSDDYAAAKRGGELAAVDAFGDRALLVRAGLILGPYENIGRLPWWLNRIARGGPVLAPGPRELALQYVDVRDLAEWTLDALEAGRGGPYNMLSEIGHTTMGELLESCVKVTGSDAELRWTAPEDVLAAGIEPWIELPVWLAPDESRDAIYGGDASKVLAAGLRCRPVDETVADTWAWLQGIGGVAPQRPDRPVVGLAPEKEAAVLERVVE, encoded by the coding sequence ATGAAGCTACTGATGCTGGGCGGGACGGAGTTCGTGGGCCGGGCGGTCACCGAGGCGGCGCTGGCGCGGGGTTGGCAGGTGACGGTCTTCCACCGCGGTAATCACGCGCCGCCGGAGGGCACGGCCGCGCTGCACGGCGACCGGCGGGACCGGGCGGGCCTCGCGGCCCTGGAGACGGGTGAGTGGGACGCCGTCGTCGACACCTGGAGCGGCGCGCCCTCGGCCGTGCGGGACGCCGCGAGCCTGTTGGCGGACCGGGCCGGGGCGTACGCCTACATCTCCAGCCGGTCGGTGTACGCGTACCCGGCGCCGCTCGGGCTGGACGAGGACGGCCCGCTCGTGGCGGGCTCCGCGGACTCGACGGACAGCGACGACTACGCGGCGGCCAAGCGGGGCGGCGAGCTGGCCGCGGTCGACGCCTTCGGGGACCGTGCGCTGCTGGTGCGGGCGGGTCTGATCCTCGGGCCGTACGAGAACATCGGGCGGTTGCCGTGGTGGCTGAACCGCATCGCCCGTGGTGGCCCCGTTCTGGCGCCGGGGCCGCGGGAGTTGGCGCTGCAGTACGTCGATGTCCGGGACCTGGCGGAGTGGACGCTGGACGCGCTGGAGGCCGGCCGCGGCGGCCCGTACAACATGCTGAGCGAGATCGGGCACACCACGATGGGTGAGCTGCTGGAGAGCTGCGTCAAGGTCACCGGCTCGGATGCGGAGCTGCGCTGGACGGCCCCGGAGGACGTGCTCGCGGCCGGTATCGAGCCGTGGATCGAGCTGCCGGTGTGGCTGGCGCCCGACGAGTCGCGGGACGCGATCTACGGCGGGGACGCCTCCAAGGTGCTGGCGGCCGGGCTGAGGTGCCGGCCCGTCGACGAGACGGTCGCCGATACCTGGGCCTGGCTCCAGGGCATCGGCGGGGTGGCGCCGCAGCGGCCGGACCGGCCGGTGGTGGGGCTGGCGCCGGAGAAGGAGGCGGCTGTCCTGGAGCGCGTCGTGGAGTAG
- a CDS encoding pyridoxamine 5'-phosphate oxidase — protein sequence MDEDGPQACAVLYATGGTTTPPGPAPDHAPDSAPGYGPGGDGSDSARGHGSEGDDGSGSGDGSSDLGSGPALYFVTATTTRHGRALAEPDARVAFTVQRDGQEWVELTGLQGRGRCRILDGAERAAGWRVYTERFPFVEQSDRLRDALERTALWELRPDWLRLIDNGQGFGHKEEWHRS from the coding sequence GTGGACGAGGACGGGCCACAAGCCTGCGCGGTTCTCTACGCCACCGGCGGCACGACCACGCCCCCCGGCCCCGCGCCTGACCACGCCCCCGACAGCGCCCCTGGTTATGGCCCCGGCGGCGACGGCTCCGACAGCGCACGCGGCCATGGCTCCGAGGGCGACGACGGGTCCGGGAGTGGCGACGGGTCGTCCGACCTGGGCTCGGGGCCTGCTCTGTACTTCGTCACGGCGACCACGACCCGGCACGGCCGGGCCCTCGCCGAGCCGGACGCGCGGGTCGCGTTCACGGTGCAGCGGGACGGTCAGGAGTGGGTCGAGCTGACGGGGCTCCAGGGGCGGGGGCGCTGCCGCATCCTGGACGGTGCCGAGCGGGCGGCCGGCTGGCGTGTGTATACCGAGCGCTTCCCCTTCGTCGAGCAGAGCGACCGGCTGCGGGACGCCCTGGAGCGCACGGCTCTGTGGGAGCTGCGCCCCGATTGGCTGCGGCTGATCGACAACGGGCAGGGCTTCGGCCACAAGGAGGAGTGGCACCGTTCGTGA